In one window of Carassius auratus strain Wakin chromosome 28, ASM336829v1, whole genome shotgun sequence DNA:
- the LOC113046870 gene encoding BTB/POZ domain-containing adapter for CUL3-mediated RhoA degradation protein 1, whose amino-acid sequence MSAEASGSSGRNVVTVSGSASSSSSHAGEEKAGRSLAGSKYVKLNVGGTLHYTTVQTLSKEDSLLRSICDGSTEVTIDSEGWVVLDRCGRHFSLVLNFLRDGTVPLPESTRELEEVLKEAQYFRLQGLVQHCLSTLQKRRDVCRGCHIPMITSAKEEQRMIATCRKPVVKLQNNRGNNKYSYTSNSDDNLLKNIELFDKLGLRFNGRVLFIKDVLGDEICCWSFYGEGRKIAEVCCTSIVYATEKKQTKVEFPEARIFEETLNILIYENGRGSGSGGMALLESGGVSSPGVGQSEEEGAGVGGGDRRVRRIHVRRHIMHDERGHGQQTVYKD is encoded by the exons ATGTCTGCCGAGGCATCTGGTTCATCTGGCAGGAATGTGGTGACTGTGTCCGGTTCTGCCTCATCATCCTCCAGCCATGCTGGGGAAGAAAAGGCCGGCAGGAGCCTGGCGGGGAGTAAGTATGTCAAGCTCAACGTGGGGGGAACTCTCCACTACACCACGGTCCAGACGCTCAGCAAGGAGGACAGTCTGCTCAGGAGTATTTGTGACGGAAGCACAGAGGTCACCATAGACTCAGAGG GCTGGGTGGTACTGGACCGATGTGGGAGACACTTTTCCCTGGTGCTGAACTTCCTGCGGGACGGGACAGTTCCTTTGCCGGAGAGCACACGGGAGCTAGAGGAGGTGTTGAAGGAGGCGCAGTACTTCAGGCTGCAGGGTCTCGTACAGCACTGCCTCAGCACATTACAG AAACGCAGGGATGTCTGCAGGGGATGTCACATTCCTATGATCACTTCCGCCAAAGAGGAACAGAGGATGATAGCCACCTGTAGGAAG CCAGTGGTGAAACTGCAGAATAACAGAGGGAACAATAAATACTCCTATACCAG CAACTCTGATGATAACCTTCTGAAGAACATTGAGCTGTTCGATAAGCTGGGGCTGCGCTTTAATGGCAGAGTGCTGTTCATTAAAGACGTGTTGGGAGATGAGATATGCTGCTGGTCTTTTTACGGCGAGGGACGCAAGATTGCCGAAGTCTGCTGCACCTCTATCGTTTATGCCACTGAGAAGAAACAGACCAAA GTTGAGTTCCCAGAAGCTCGAATCTTTGAGGAGACACTCAACATTTTGATCTATGAAAATGGGCGAGGCTCGGGTTCGGGAGGCATGGCCCTGCTGGAGTCAGGGGGCGTCTCGTCGCCAGGTGTGGGCCAGTCGGAGGAGGAAGGGGCAGGTGTGGGAGGCGGGGATAGGAGGGTGAGGCGTATCCATGTGCGAAGGCACATTATGCATGACGAGAGAGGTCATGGACAGCAGACTGTCTACAAAGACTGA